A genomic segment from Wolbachia endosymbiont of Ctenocephalides felis wCfeF encodes:
- a CDS encoding 50S ribosomal protein L1 produces MSTYHDNPKQCLEKIIESASAKFNESIDVAVNLGVDSRKSEEQVRGTVILPKGIGKDIKVAVLAQDKHLSEAEKAGADIVGGEDLVEEIKKGRKLDVDWCITTPDFIAKITPIAKMLGAKGLMPNPKFGTVTSKVAEAVKTIKSGQIKFRTDKNGIIHGKLGNIKSGVDDLLENLKAFLKVIKNSKPVSVKGVYFKSVFLNSTMGKAYKINKVEDII; encoded by the coding sequence ATGAGTACATATCACGACAATCCCAAGCAATGTTTAGAAAAGATTATTGAGTCCGCTTCAGCAAAGTTTAACGAGTCAATTGATGTTGCAGTTAATTTAGGTGTGGATTCACGTAAATCTGAAGAACAGGTGCGCGGTACAGTGATTTTGCCTAAGGGTATTGGAAAAGATATTAAAGTAGCTGTTTTAGCCCAAGATAAGCATTTATCAGAAGCTGAAAAAGCTGGTGCTGATATTGTAGGAGGGGAGGATTTAGTTGAAGAAATAAAAAAGGGTAGAAAACTAGATGTCGATTGGTGTATCACCACTCCTGATTTTATAGCAAAAATTACCCCTATTGCGAAAATGTTGGGTGCCAAGGGATTGATGCCTAATCCCAAATTTGGTACCGTAACTTCTAAAGTTGCAGAAGCTGTTAAAACCATTAAATCTGGTCAAATAAAATTTAGGACAGACAAAAATGGTATTATCCACGGTAAATTAGGAAACATCAAGTCCGGTGTTGATGATTTGCTAGAAAATTTGAAAGCCTTTCTTAAAGTCATTAAAAATAGTAAACCTGTTTCTGTTAAAGGAGTGTACTTTAAGAGTGTCTTTTTAAATTCAACTATGGGCAAAGCTTATAAAATAAACAAAGTGGAAGATATAATTTAA
- a CDS encoding Bifunctional DNA-directed RNA polymerase subunit beta-beta', whose protein sequence is MVDSSYMCVSDAFVPRVSYSRSIDLKDSLLDLVKVQKESYKSFTPGSHDNERLESIFHSVFPVNDPLHRATIEFISCRIDDPKYDESECIKRGITFSARVIASIRLVVVQDGISLDEYRSIKESGDRSKLATIVKFIEEQEVHFCELPMMTDKGTFIINGVEKVIVSQMHRSPGVFFDSDKGKTYNSGKLIYSARIIPYRGSWLDIEFDVKDHLYFRIDRKRKLPISVLLKALGLSNNDILDKFYEKIKYVKYKNGWKVPFIPDKFKGVRLPFDLMDVEGNVLLKANVRVTSRLAKKLYDDGLKEYLVPFDSICGLFLAEDLVDGVSSTKILSAGESIKVEDVKKLELLSVGEISVLNIDNLYVGPYILNTLFLDENMSYQDALYEIYRVLRPGEVPVLEIVEEFFHNLFFNPEYYDLSNIGRLKLNSYLGLNCDEDLTVLTHEDIIEIVRKIVLLRDGQGSVDDIDHLGNRRVRSVGEFIENQFRAGLLKLERVIIDSMSTSSLDKVSPSDFINPKVLTNVLRDFFNSSQLSQFMDQTNPLSEITHKRRLSALGPGGLTRDRAGFEVRDVHPTHYGRICPIETPEGQNIGLINSLAIYARVNKYGFIESPYRKVVNRVVADQIEYLSAIDEGSYYIADTSARLDENNRFVDDMLYCRYAGSFTMVSSDQVSYIDVSPKQVISVAASLIPFLENDDANRALMGSNMQRQAVPLLKPTAPLVATGMESFVASGSGAVVLAKRDGIVDSSDSNSIVIRAFDEERVNYLGVDIYHLKKFQRSNHNTCINQRPLVRVGDYAKEGDVIADGPAINSGELALGKNLLVAFMSWQGYNFEDSIIISSEVVKKDLFTSIHIEEFECVVHDTPLGSEKITRAIPGVNEENLYHLDDSGIVKIGTRVGPGYILVGKVTPKPSLSLPPETKLLMTIFGEKSFDCADSSLYTSPDVEGTVIDVRVFTRRGVEENERALLIKQKEMDDLEKERDYVINVASEYFYDELKKLLVHSCSQDQEKLNAIEREQWWSVGLKNKSISEQVKSLKKDFDEKVSNAITQFKQKVEKLDEGYDLPQGVSMSVKVFIAVKHSLQPGDKMAGRHGNKGVISRVVPVEDMPYLEDGTPVDIILNPLGVPSRMNVGQILETHVGWACKKLGEKVGNILDEINKTKSTFCKKIRSLDDDNLAKFVAACLDNRKIEEVSDEEIAASIFNISNKNALNDELNTLVENYLNSCKSAHDNLRNFLIEVYSCGSDVSICNSIREISDSNLIEFAHKLRGGVPVAAPVFEGPKDEKITKLLELAGLDNSGQTVLYDGCTGEKFDRKVTVGYMYMLKLHHLVDDKIHARSVGPYSLVTQQPLGGKSHFGGQRFGEMECWALQAYGAAYTLQEMLTVKSDDINGRIKIYESIIKGDSNFECGTPESFNVMVKELRSLCLNVALKQNEIVIEDISHTNIAQSFDKISISIASPESIKSMSYGEIKDVSTANYRTFKVEKGGLFCPKVFGPVNDDECLCGKYKKRRHRGRICEKCGVEVTSSKVRRERMGHIELASPVAHIWFLKSLPSRIGALLDMSLRDIENILYSDNYIVIDPLVSPFEKGEIISEKAYNEAKDSYGTDSFVAMQGVEAIRELLTRLDLHEIRKDLRLELESVASEIRRKKIIKRLRIIENFIKSGNRPEWMILTAIPVLPPDLRPLVSLESGRPAVSDLNHHYRTIINRNNRLRKLLSLNPPEIMIRNEKRMLQEAVDSLFDNSRRNTLANKAGAVGYKKSISDMLKGKQGRFRQNLLGKRVDYSGRSVIVVGPTLKLNQCGLPKRMALELFKPFVYSKLKMYGMAPTIKFASKLIRAEKPEVWDMLEEVIKEHPVLLNRAPTLHRLGIQAFEPILIEGKAIQLHPLVCTAFNADFDGDQMAVHVPISLEAQLEARVLMMSTNNVLSPSNGRPIIVPSKDIILGIHYLTLQEQTDEEDDDLPFSSTFGEIEHSLSNGTLHIHSSIKYRMEYTSSDGEICYKTVRTTPGRLILWQIFPKHENLSFDLVNQVLTVKEVTNIVDLVYRNCGQSATVEFSDKLMVLGFEYATFSGTSFSRCDLVIPETKATHVDHARNEIKKFSMQYQDGLITRSERYNKVIDEWSKCTDVIANDMLKAISIYDRNSKYNSVYMMVNSGARGSTSQMKQLAGMRGLMTKPSGEIIETPIISNFREGLNVFEYFNSTHGARKGLADTALKTANSGYLTRRLVDVSQNCIVTEHSCKTKNGLVVRATVEGGTIVASLESVVLGRTAANDIYNPVTKELLVKAGELIDESKVRQINIAGLDAVKIRSPLTCELSPGVCALCYGRDLATGRIVSIGEAVGVIAAQSVGEPGTQLTMRTFHIGGVMTRGVESSNIIASINAKIKLNNSNIIIDKNGDKIVISRSCEVILIDSLGSEKLRHSVPYGAKLYVDEGQSVKIGDRVAEWDPYTLPIITEKTGTVSYRDLKDGVSITEVMDESTGISSKVVKDWKLHSGGANLRPRIVLLDDNGEVMTLASGVEACYFIPIGAVLNVQDGQKVHAGDIITRTPRESVKTRDITGGLPRVIELFEARCPREHAIVSEIDGHVAFSEKDRRGKRSILIKPVDEQISPVEYLVSRSKHVIVNEGDFVRKGDLLMDGDPDLHDILRVLGLEALAHYMISEIQQVYRLQGVRIDNKHLEVILKQMLQKVEITDPGDTMYLVGESIDKLEVDRENNAMNNSGKRPASYLPILQGITRASLETNSFISAASFQETTKVLTEAAFCGKEDSLSGLKENVIVGRLIPAGTGLIMSKIRALSLCNNIDKYEKYFDIETYDEKLLGDNSCHSHFDEKESVVTTNYDQPN, encoded by the coding sequence ATGGTTGATTCTTCTTATATGTGTGTTTCTGATGCTTTTGTTCCTAGGGTTTCTTATTCCAGGTCAATTGATTTAAAAGATTCTTTGTTAGACTTAGTTAAAGTTCAAAAAGAGTCATACAAGTCATTTACTCCTGGAAGTCATGATAATGAAAGACTTGAATCTATTTTTCATTCAGTCTTTCCAGTAAATGATCCTTTGCACAGAGCTACTATTGAGTTCATAAGCTGCAGAATAGATGATCCCAAGTATGATGAGTCTGAGTGTATAAAGCGCGGTATAACTTTTTCTGCTCGAGTTATTGCTTCTATACGTCTTGTTGTTGTACAAGATGGTATTTCTCTTGATGAATATAGATCGATTAAAGAGAGTGGGGATCGTTCCAAGCTTGCGACTATTGTAAAATTTATAGAAGAGCAGGAAGTCCACTTTTGTGAACTGCCGATGATGACTGATAAAGGCACTTTCATCATTAATGGGGTGGAAAAGGTTATTGTTTCACAGATGCATAGGTCCCCTGGTGTATTTTTTGATAGCGATAAGGGAAAAACTTATAACTCCGGTAAGTTAATTTATTCTGCTAGAATTATTCCTTATAGAGGTTCTTGGCTTGATATTGAGTTTGATGTTAAAGACCATTTGTATTTTCGTATTGATAGGAAAAGAAAATTACCAATCTCAGTTTTATTAAAAGCGTTGGGCCTGTCAAATAATGATATACTTGATAAATTTTATGAAAAGATAAAGTATGTAAAATACAAAAATGGTTGGAAAGTACCTTTCATTCCTGACAAATTTAAGGGAGTTAGGTTACCTTTTGACTTAATGGACGTTGAAGGTAATGTGCTACTTAAGGCTAATGTTCGTGTTACCTCAAGGCTAGCTAAAAAGCTATATGACGATGGATTAAAAGAGTATCTAGTGCCTTTCGATTCTATATGTGGTTTATTTCTTGCAGAAGACTTAGTAGATGGTGTTAGCTCTACGAAAATTTTATCTGCTGGTGAGTCTATAAAAGTGGAAGACGTAAAAAAGCTTGAATTACTATCTGTGGGTGAAATATCAGTCTTAAACATCGATAATCTATATGTTGGGCCTTATATATTAAATACACTTTTTCTAGATGAAAACATGTCTTATCAGGACGCGCTGTATGAAATATATAGAGTCTTGCGCCCTGGTGAAGTTCCCGTTTTAGAGATAGTAGAAGAGTTTTTTCATAATCTTTTCTTCAACCCTGAGTATTACGACCTGTCTAATATTGGTAGGTTGAAACTCAATTCTTATCTTGGGTTAAATTGTGACGAAGATTTAACTGTTTTAACACATGAAGATATTATTGAAATTGTAAGAAAAATAGTACTGTTACGTGACGGTCAAGGATCTGTGGATGATATTGATCACTTGGGAAATAGAAGAGTAAGATCAGTTGGAGAGTTTATAGAGAATCAGTTTAGAGCCGGGCTACTAAAATTGGAACGTGTAATAATTGACTCTATGTCTACTTCTAGTTTAGACAAAGTTTCTCCATCTGATTTTATTAATCCAAAAGTATTAACTAATGTCTTAAGAGATTTCTTTAATTCTTCTCAATTATCCCAGTTTATGGATCAGACTAATCCATTATCTGAAATAACGCATAAAAGAAGGTTATCAGCATTAGGTCCTGGCGGTTTAACAAGAGACCGTGCAGGATTTGAAGTGCGTGATGTTCATCCAACTCATTATGGAAGAATTTGCCCCATTGAAACCCCTGAAGGGCAAAATATAGGGCTAATCAACAGTTTGGCTATATATGCACGTGTTAATAAATATGGTTTTATTGAAAGCCCTTACAGGAAAGTAGTAAATAGGGTTGTCGCTGATCAAATTGAGTATCTATCTGCAATAGATGAAGGTTCGTATTATATAGCTGATACCAGTGCAAGGCTTGATGAAAATAACCGTTTTGTTGATGACATGCTATACTGTAGGTATGCCGGTAGTTTTACCATGGTAAGTAGCGATCAAGTGAGTTACATTGACGTATCTCCTAAACAGGTAATATCAGTTGCAGCTTCCTTGATCCCATTTTTAGAAAATGATGACGCCAACAGAGCATTAATGGGTTCAAACATGCAACGCCAAGCTGTACCTTTATTGAAGCCTACTGCTCCTTTGGTTGCAACTGGTATGGAGTCTTTTGTTGCTTCTGGTTCTGGTGCTGTAGTTTTGGCAAAACGTGATGGCATAGTTGATAGCTCTGATAGTAATTCCATAGTTATACGCGCCTTTGATGAAGAAAGGGTTAACTACCTGGGTGTAGATATTTATCATTTAAAGAAATTTCAGCGTTCCAATCATAATACTTGCATTAATCAAAGGCCACTAGTACGTGTTGGTGATTATGCTAAAGAGGGTGATGTAATAGCTGATGGTCCTGCAATTAATAGTGGTGAGCTAGCACTTGGTAAAAATTTGCTGGTCGCTTTTATGTCTTGGCAAGGTTATAATTTTGAAGACTCTATTATCATTTCCAGTGAAGTCGTTAAAAAGGATCTATTTACTTCTATCCATATAGAAGAATTTGAATGTGTTGTACATGATACTCCTTTAGGGTCAGAGAAAATAACTCGTGCTATACCTGGTGTTAATGAAGAAAATCTATACCACTTGGATGATAGTGGTATAGTAAAAATTGGTACGAGAGTGGGTCCAGGCTATATTCTAGTAGGTAAAGTTACACCTAAACCTTCTCTTTCATTACCTCCTGAAACAAAATTGTTGATGACAATTTTTGGTGAAAAGTCATTTGATTGTGCAGATTCCTCTTTGTACACATCTCCAGATGTTGAAGGAACAGTAATTGATGTAAGAGTCTTTACACGCAGGGGAGTTGAAGAGAACGAAAGGGCATTGCTTATTAAGCAAAAAGAAATGGATGATTTAGAGAAAGAGCGGGATTATGTAATCAATGTAGCTAGTGAATATTTCTATGACGAACTAAAAAAGCTTCTCGTGCATTCTTGTTCTCAAGATCAAGAAAAACTTAACGCTATTGAACGTGAACAATGGTGGAGTGTAGGGTTAAAAAACAAATCTATTTCTGAACAAGTTAAGAGTTTAAAAAAAGACTTTGATGAAAAAGTATCAAATGCAATAACACAGTTTAAGCAAAAAGTGGAAAAATTAGATGAAGGTTATGACTTACCTCAGGGTGTGTCGATGTCAGTAAAAGTTTTCATTGCTGTAAAGCACAGTCTGCAGCCGGGAGATAAAATGGCCGGTAGGCATGGAAACAAAGGGGTGATCTCTCGAGTTGTACCAGTGGAGGATATGCCTTATTTAGAAGATGGTACTCCTGTTGATATTATTCTTAATCCTCTAGGTGTGCCATCAAGAATGAATGTGGGACAAATATTAGAAACTCATGTAGGTTGGGCTTGCAAAAAATTAGGAGAAAAAGTAGGTAACATTCTTGATGAAATCAACAAAACTAAAAGTACTTTCTGTAAGAAAATTAGGTCTCTTGACGATGATAACCTTGCAAAATTTGTAGCAGCGTGTCTTGATAACAGAAAAATTGAAGAAGTTAGTGATGAAGAAATAGCGGCTTCTATTTTTAATATATCTAATAAAAATGCACTAAATGACGAGCTGAACACATTAGTGGAAAACTATTTAAACTCTTGTAAAAGCGCACACGACAACTTACGTAACTTCCTTATTGAGGTGTATAGTTGTGGTAGTGATGTATCAATCTGTAATAGTATTCGCGAGATTAGCGATAGTAACTTGATCGAGTTTGCGCATAAATTACGTGGTGGTGTTCCTGTTGCTGCACCTGTATTCGAAGGTCCAAAAGATGAAAAAATAACAAAATTACTTGAACTCGCTGGTTTAGATAACTCTGGACAAACTGTATTGTACGATGGTTGCACTGGCGAAAAATTCGATCGTAAGGTTACGGTTGGTTATATGTACATGCTTAAGTTGCACCACCTAGTTGATGATAAAATTCATGCACGTTCAGTAGGGCCTTATAGCTTGGTTACTCAGCAACCTCTTGGAGGAAAATCCCATTTTGGTGGTCAGCGTTTTGGTGAAATGGAATGTTGGGCATTGCAAGCCTATGGTGCTGCCTATACTTTACAGGAAATGTTAACCGTGAAGTCTGATGACATTAATGGTAGGATTAAGATTTATGAATCAATAATAAAAGGTGACAGTAATTTTGAGTGTGGAACCCCTGAATCTTTTAATGTGATGGTAAAAGAATTACGCTCTTTATGTCTAAATGTAGCTTTAAAGCAAAATGAGATAGTTATTGAAGACATATCTCATACTAATATTGCACAGTCTTTTGATAAAATTAGTATATCAATTGCTAGTCCTGAAAGTATTAAATCTATGTCTTATGGTGAGATAAAAGATGTCTCAACTGCAAACTATCGTACATTTAAAGTTGAAAAAGGTGGATTGTTCTGTCCTAAGGTTTTCGGTCCTGTCAATGACGACGAATGTTTATGTGGAAAATACAAAAAAAGAAGGCACAGAGGTCGCATATGTGAAAAGTGCGGAGTAGAGGTCACATCTTCTAAAGTGAGAAGAGAAAGAATGGGCCATATAGAGCTTGCATCTCCTGTTGCTCATATATGGTTTTTGAAATCACTTCCTTCGAGAATTGGAGCATTACTAGACATGTCTCTAAGAGATATTGAGAACATTTTATATAGCGATAATTACATTGTAATAGATCCTCTTGTTTCACCTTTTGAAAAAGGTGAAATTATCAGTGAAAAAGCCTACAATGAAGCTAAAGATAGTTATGGAACTGATAGTTTTGTGGCTATGCAAGGCGTTGAAGCTATAAGAGAGTTGCTGACTCGTCTTGATTTACACGAAATTAGAAAGGATTTAAGATTGGAGTTAGAATCTGTTGCTTCCGAAATAAGAAGAAAAAAAATTATAAAGAGATTACGTATTATTGAAAACTTTATCAAATCAGGAAACAGACCTGAGTGGATGATACTTACGGCTATACCTGTTTTGCCACCTGATTTACGCCCTTTAGTATCGCTTGAAAGTGGCCGTCCTGCAGTTTCTGATCTGAATCATCACTATAGGACTATTATTAATAGAAATAACAGGTTGAGAAAGCTATTAAGTTTAAATCCTCCTGAAATTATGATTCGTAACGAAAAAAGGATGTTACAAGAAGCAGTTGATTCTCTTTTTGACAATAGCCGTCGTAATACTCTGGCGAATAAAGCTGGTGCTGTTGGATATAAAAAATCTATTAGCGATATGCTAAAAGGAAAACAAGGTCGTTTCCGTCAGAATCTATTAGGAAAAAGAGTGGACTACTCTGGACGTTCTGTAATAGTTGTTGGTCCAACTTTAAAGTTAAATCAGTGTGGATTGCCAAAAAGAATGGCTCTCGAATTATTCAAGCCTTTTGTTTACTCAAAGCTCAAGATGTATGGTATGGCTCCAACTATTAAGTTTGCTAGTAAGCTAATAAGAGCAGAGAAGCCAGAAGTTTGGGATATGCTTGAAGAGGTAATAAAAGAACACCCTGTGTTGCTAAATAGAGCACCTACTCTGCATAGGCTTGGTATTCAGGCTTTTGAACCAATCCTTATTGAAGGCAAAGCAATACAACTGCATCCGCTTGTCTGTACAGCGTTTAATGCTGACTTTGATGGCGATCAAATGGCAGTGCACGTGCCGATTTCATTAGAAGCTCAGCTTGAAGCTAGAGTATTGATGATGTCGACTAATAATGTTTTAAGCCCTTCTAACGGCAGACCAATCATAGTTCCTAGTAAAGATATAATACTTGGTATACACTACTTAACTTTGCAGGAACAAACCGATGAGGAAGATGATGATTTACCATTCTCGAGTACTTTTGGTGAAATTGAACACTCTCTGAGTAACGGTACTTTACATATTCATTCTAGTATAAAGTATAGGATGGAATATACAAGTAGTGACGGCGAAATTTGCTATAAAACTGTTCGTACAACTCCTGGTCGCCTAATATTATGGCAGATCTTTCCTAAACATGAGAATTTGAGCTTTGATCTTGTAAATCAGGTCTTAACAGTTAAGGAAGTAACCAATATAGTTGATTTAGTATATCGTAACTGTGGTCAAAGCGCTACAGTGGAATTTTCTGATAAACTAATGGTACTTGGCTTTGAGTATGCTACATTTTCTGGCACTTCTTTTAGTCGTTGTGATCTGGTTATACCTGAAACTAAAGCCACACATGTTGATCACGCTAGGAATGAAATTAAAAAGTTCTCTATGCAATACCAAGATGGGTTAATCACCAGAAGTGAAAGGTATAACAAGGTTATAGATGAATGGTCTAAGTGTACGGATGTGATAGCCAATGATATGTTAAAGGCGATATCTATATATGACAGAAATAGTAAGTATAATTCAGTGTATATGATGGTTAACTCTGGTGCAAGGGGTTCTACTTCACAGATGAAACAGCTAGCTGGAATGCGAGGACTCATGACTAAGCCTTCTGGTGAGATTATAGAAACACCTATAATCTCCAACTTCCGTGAAGGGTTAAACGTATTTGAGTACTTCAATTCTACTCATGGTGCACGTAAGGGTCTTGCTGATACTGCACTTAAAACTGCAAACTCTGGATACTTAACTCGTCGTTTAGTTGATGTGTCTCAAAACTGCATAGTTACAGAACATAGCTGTAAAACCAAAAATGGTCTTGTTGTAAGAGCCACGGTTGAAGGAGGTACCATAGTTGCATCTTTAGAGAGCGTTGTGCTGGGCAGAACAGCTGCAAATGATATATATAATCCAGTGACAAAAGAACTATTGGTGAAAGCAGGAGAATTGATTGATGAAAGTAAGGTAAGGCAAATTAACATTGCAGGTCTTGACGCTGTGAAAATTAGATCACCTTTAACCTGTGAACTAAGCCCAGGTGTATGTGCTCTATGTTATGGAAGAGATCTTGCAACTGGCAGAATTGTTTCAATAGGTGAGGCAGTTGGTGTGATAGCCGCTCAATCCGTTGGAGAGCCAGGCACTCAGTTAACGATGCGTACTTTCCACATAGGTGGAGTAATGACCAGGGGCGTTGAATCTTCAAATATTATAGCTTCTATTAATGCCAAAATCAAATTGAACAACAGTAATATAATTATAGACAAAAATGGAGATAAAATTGTAATAAGTCGTTCTTGTGAAGTTATATTGATTGATAGCCTCGGTAGTGAAAAACTGAGGCATAGTGTACCTTATGGTGCCAAGCTTTATGTAGATGAAGGTCAGTCAGTAAAAATTGGCGACAGAGTTGCAGAATGGGATCCTTATACATTACCTATTATCACGGAAAAGACTGGTACAGTGTCTTATCGAGACCTAAAAGATGGAGTATCAATCACTGAGGTCATGGATGAATCTACCGGAATATCAAGTAAAGTAGTGAAGGATTGGAAATTGCACTCTGGTGGAGCTAATTTGCGTCCTCGTATAGTATTGCTTGACGATAACGGTGAAGTAATGACACTCGCAAGTGGCGTTGAAGCATGTTATTTTATACCAATTGGTGCAGTATTAAATGTACAAGATGGCCAGAAGGTTCATGCAGGTGACATCATTACAAGAACGCCAAGAGAATCAGTCAAAACTCGTGATATTACTGGTGGTTTACCGAGAGTCATAGAATTGTTTGAAGCACGATGTCCTAGGGAGCATGCAATTGTTAGTGAAATAGATGGTCATGTAGCATTTTCTGAAAAAGATCGGAGAGGGAAGCGCAGTATATTAATTAAACCTGTGGATGAGCAGATTTCTCCAGTTGAATACCTGGTATCAAGGAGCAAACACGTAATAGTCAATGAGGGTGATTTTGTACGTAAAGGTGATCTATTGATGGATGGTGATCCTGATCTTCATGATATTTTGCGTGTACTTGGACTCGAAGCTTTAGCACACTATATGATTTCTGAAATACAGCAAGTCTATAGATTGCAGGGTGTTCGCATAGACAACAAACACCTAGAAGTAATATTAAAACAAATGTTGCAAAAGGTAGAAATTACTGATCCTGGTGATACTATGTACTTGGTTGGCGAAAGCATTGATAAGCTGGAAGTTGATAGGGAAAATAATGCTATGAACAATTCTGGCAAGCGACCTGCTAGTTATCTTCCTATCTTGCAGGGAATTACGAGAGCTAGCCTTGAAACTAATTCCTTTATTTCTGCTGCCTCCTTCCAAGAGACAACGAAAGTGCTGACAGAAGCAGCATTTTGTGGAAAGGAAGATTCTTTGAGCGGGCTAAAAGAAAATGTCATAGTAGGAAGATTAATTCCTGCTGGTACAGGTTTGATTATGAGCAAGATTAGAGCACTTTCACTTTGTAATAATATAGATAAATACGAAAAATATTTTGATATTGAAACTTATGACGAAAAGCTGTTAGGAGATAATAGTTGTCATTCACATTTTGATGAGAAAGAAAGTGTAGTAACAACAAATTATGATCAGCCAAATTGA
- a CDS encoding 50S ribosomal protein L7/L12 has product MSNVTNDLVDKILSLNLLEASELVKVLEEKIGLPAGSFVGGVVGASAPTSDNAASSASQEKTECKVVIKEIDASKKMEIIRMVRKVNSTLGLKEAKELVESLPKDLTANIPRDEAEKIKQQLIEAGATKVELE; this is encoded by the coding sequence ATGAGTAATGTAACAAACGATTTGGTTGATAAAATATTATCTTTAAATCTATTAGAGGCTTCTGAACTTGTAAAAGTTCTAGAAGAGAAGATAGGGTTACCCGCTGGTTCTTTTGTTGGCGGAGTTGTTGGTGCTAGTGCACCTACTAGTGATAATGCTGCTAGTTCTGCTTCTCAAGAAAAAACTGAATGCAAAGTTGTAATTAAAGAAATTGATGCAAGCAAAAAAATGGAAATCATTAGAATGGTTAGAAAGGTTAATTCTACATTAGGCTTAAAAGAAGCAAAAGAGTTAGTTGAATCCTTGCCTAAGGATTTGACTGCTAATATTCCTAGAGATGAAGCAGAGAAAATAAAGCAACAACTCATTGAAGCAGGAGCAACCAAAGTGGAACTTGAATAA
- a CDS encoding 50S ribosomal protein L10 translates to MKRESKDDFIQNIMNVFVNNDFLILVNFKSINASDSLALRNGLKAVAGGMLVVKNTLARLALERTDRFSYLSDRFSGPVAVIYSGGIVEAAKLIVDFVDANKKKMSVICAAHLNQLLTVEDVNKLAKLPSLDELRIKIMRLISYNIPARLALSINSPSMRLIRVLDYYSSKK, encoded by the coding sequence GTGAAGCGTGAAAGTAAGGATGATTTTATACAGAACATAATGAATGTGTTTGTAAATAATGATTTCTTAATACTGGTAAATTTTAAATCTATAAATGCTAGTGACTCATTAGCCCTCAGGAATGGCCTAAAGGCTGTAGCAGGCGGAATGCTAGTAGTTAAAAATACTCTAGCACGTTTAGCTTTGGAAAGAACTGATAGATTTTCCTATTTATCAGATAGATTTTCTGGTCCTGTTGCTGTTATATACTCTGGTGGTATAGTAGAGGCTGCAAAGCTGATAGTTGATTTCGTTGATGCTAATAAAAAAAAGATGTCTGTGATTTGCGCAGCTCACTTAAATCAATTGCTTACAGTAGAGGATGTTAATAAACTGGCTAAGTTACCTTCTCTGGATGAGTTGCGTATTAAAATTATGCGTTTAATATCTTATAATATTCCTGCTCGGTTGGCGTTATCTATTAACTCACCTTCCATGAGGCTTATAAGAGTGTTAGATTATTATAGTTCTAAAAAATAA